The following are encoded in a window of Dysidea avara chromosome 4, odDysAvar1.4, whole genome shotgun sequence genomic DNA:
- the LOC136252090 gene encoding uncharacterized protein has translation MRLVLLAIVVSLVLSGHAQTVDPTPMPTEGTPFIGGCLASLLTTSDPLLTIQSDPNISSPMLVVRRRGSSRRFPPPGIEDQGADGKAVFSNESREVVVMNLTQIEKRVLEDDPNIERVEPDRPMCVDILEPDPDPDPANGASTRRKKSFEPDEICWNIDRCDERGLPPLDGVYCPPVDGRGVDVYILDSGIRYSHQVFGGRASFGGYDEFGGQGDDDHGHGTHCAGLAVGRLTGVAWGARVFSIKVLNSQLAGFFSYVINGINHVIDRTRSSGRRSVISMSLIGPITPAVNDAIREAVANNIVVVTAAGNFRQDSCGFSPSSSPDVINVGAIQEAQDPDSRTSGHQLYWFNSRSNSPGSNYGRCVDIFAPGQWIRSASHTSDRDRVSMSGTSMACPTAAGAVALLLQRYPGDTPEQIRRRLQDEASQGIINMRTYRGGFLPTIINAETTNRLIYTGKARSCNGTPPTPTSTSISTVTPTPTPSMLPPAGCVRDGVLYHHATAILFNCSANCTCRSGTWDCQPRNCYDDFCQTYSLGHFKTFDGTQYNVHGHCEYVLAKPCDNDDFNISAVYRLRNGRAEILSSIRVSTLVPQLHIVLKRNMEVKINGNSLDNIDGNRMTVGEVTVQWIGSYPHVMFEDREIDVFWDETGSAQVSVSSSHRNNLCGMCGYYSGSSSDDFRKSDGTVTQNITDFALSWLHGSRNNRQCVNPISIENDCPRKQLRNSRRVCGLMNNPPFDACNSIVDPQPYISDCEFNFCECRSKPRDRCACSVLASYARACAKAGAEVENWRDGLTECSAGCIGTRVYRECGSQCQLTCDNYQSPPFCSTDCIPTCVCPEGEVLRNGQCIAIETCFEEPTPTCGGTELPPSSPFFFERLYPTEVEDFVNDGLSRQRVPCHINVYQDNQDQLFSMIFCLVAVREFPDYIILRNVTRRRVLRMSTDLSTTHMLETLGCYFAVDERYRCIAVFRPGSSVNQTVHVRINYDEYQQRLLNHLDRGFNVHQRKIYYNNGDLKVDCIFERGFRVSVRDAIDVRSLHQLVEANQQRGLYLAEGNARLEDGEVKYSVVFNSQTFGNCEYRVDFNLDALQLFNLERQLAPRCHITVIIPNTGSLTPQYIVVFWCKE, from the exons CTTGAAGATGATCCTAACATTGAAAGAGTAGAGCCTGATCGACCCATGTGTGTAGACATATTGGAGCCAGACCCAGACCCAGACCCTGCTAACGGTGCTAGTACTAGAAGAAAAAAGTCATTTGAACCTGATGAAATTTGCTGGAATATTGACCGTTGTGATGAGAGAGGTTTACCTCCTCTTGATGGTGTCTATTGCCCCCCAGTGGATG GTCGTGGTGTGGATGTGTACATTCTTGACTCTGGTATAAGATACAGTCATCAAGTGTTTGGAGGACGTGCATCATTTGGTGGATATGATGAGTTTGGTGGTCAAGGAGATGATGATCATGGTCATGGTACTCACTGTGCAGGATTGGCTGTTGGGAGGTTAACTGGAGTAGCATGGGGAGCTAGAGTATTCAG TATCAAAGTTCTGAATAGTCAATTGGCAGGATTCTTCTCTTATGTAATTAATGGAATCAATCATGTTATTGACCGAACCAGAAGCAGTGGAAGAAGATCAGTAATTTCAATGTCTCTTATTGGACCAATCACTCCAGCTGTTAATGATGCCATCAGAGAGGCTGTTGCTAACAACATAGTAGTTGTGACTGCTGCAG GAAACTTCCGTCAGGATTCTTGTGGTTTTTCACCATCAAGTTCACCAGATGTTATTAATGTGGGAGCAATACAAGAAGCTCAAGATCCAGACTCCAGAACATCTG GACACCAATTATATTGGTTCAATTCACGGTCTAATTCTCCGGGTAGCAACTATGGACGATGTGTAGATATATTTGCTCCAGGACAGTGGATAAGAAGTGCTTCTCACAC GAGTGACAGGGATCGTGTGTCAATGAGTGGTACTTCCATGGCTTGTCCCACTGCTGCTGGAGCTGTTGCTCTCTTGCTACAGAGGTATCCAGGGGATACTCCTGAGCAAATCAGACGACGACTACAAGACGAAGCCTCACAAGGCATCATCAATATGAGAACATATCGAGGGGGTTTTCTACCAACAATAATAAATGCAGAGACTACTAACAGACTTATCTATACTGGAAAAGCCAGGAGTTGTAACG GTACTCCACCAACTCCAACTTCAACATCAATATCAACAGTCACCCCAACACCTACTCCATCAATGCTACCACCTGCAG GTTGTGTCCGTGATGGAGTTCTATATCACCATGCCACTGCAATACTGTTTAACTGCTCAGCAAATTGTACCTGCAGGAGTGGCACATGGGATTGTCAACCTAGAAACTGTTACGATGATTTTTGTCAAACTTATTCACTTGGACACTTTAAAACATTTGATGGTACTCAATACAATGTACATGGACACTGTGAATATGTGTTAGCAAAGCCATGTGACAATGATGATTTCAATATATCAGCTGTCTACAGGCTACGCAATGGTAGAGCAGAGATTCTCAGCAGTATCAGAGTGTCAACACTTGTTCCACAACTACATATTGTACTTAAGAGAAATATGGAGGTAAAGATTAATGGAAATAGTTTAGACAATATTGATGGAAACCGCATGACTGTTGGAGAAGTTACAGTACAATGGATTGGTAGCTATCCACATGTTATGTTTGAAGATAGAGAGATTGATGTGTTTTGGGATGAAACTGGTAGTGCCCAAGTGTCTGTATCATCTAGTCATAGAAATAATCtttgtggtatgtgtggatATTACAGTGGTAGTAGTTCTGATGATTTCCGCAAAAGTGATGGAACTGTTACTCAAAATATCACTGACTTTGCTCTTTCATGGCTACATGGGTCTAGAAACAACAGACAGTGTGTAAATCCAATTTCAATTGAAAATGATTGTCCAAGGAAACAACTAAGAAATTCTAGAAGAGTTTGTGGATTGATGAACAATCCTCCATTTGATGCTTGCAATTCTATTGTTGATCCTCAACCTTACATTTCTGACTGTGAATTTAACTTCTGTGAGTGTAGAAGCAAACCAAGGGATAGATGTGCTTGTAGTGTCCTTGCCAGTTATGCTAGAGCATGTGCTAAAGCTGGTGCAGAAGTTGAGAACTGGAGAGACGGTCTGACGGAATGCT CTGCTGGATGTATTGGAACCAGAGTATACAGGGAATGTGGTTCCCAGTGTCAATTAACTTGTGACAACTACCAGTCACCACCATTTTGTTCAACTGATTGTATACCAACTTGTGTCTGTCCTGAAGGAGAAGTATTGAGAAATGGTCAATGTATTGCAATAGAAACTTGTTTTG AGGAGCCAACACCTACATGTGGGGGAACTGAACTACCACCATCATCTCCATTTTTCTTTGAGCGATTATATCCTACAGAAGTTGAAGATTTTGTAAATGATGGACTAAGCAGACAGAGAGTTCCTTGCCACATCAACGTTTACCAAGATAATCAGGATCAGTTATTTTCAATGATCTTCTGCTTAGTTGCTGTACGAGAATTCCCTGATTATATAATACTGCGCAATGTAACCCGTCGTCGAGTGCTACGAATGTCCACTGATTTAAGTACAACCCATATGCTTGAAACATTAGGATGTTATTTTGCTGTAGATGAAAGGTATCGTTGTATTGCTGTCTTTAGACCAGGCAGTAGTGTTAATCAAACAGTACATGTTCGTATAAATTATGATGAGTATCAGCAACGCCTGCTCAACCACCTAGACAGAGGATTCAATGTTCACCAACGTAAAATTTATTACAATAACGGAGATCTAAAAGTTGACTGTATTTTTGAAAGAGGATTCAGAGTGTCTGTCCGTGATGCTATCGACGTAAGGTCCTTACATCAACTAGTAGAAGCAAATCAACAACGTGGACTGTATCTTGCTGAAGGGAATGCTCGTCTGGAAGATGGAGAAGTTAAATACTCAGTTGTGTTCAACAGTCAGACATTTGGTAACTGTGAATATAGGGTGGATTTTAATCTTGATGCTTTGCAGTTGTTCAATCTAGAGCGACAACTTGCCCCACGTTGCCACATCACTGTCATCATCCCTAACACAGGAAGTCTCACTCCTCAATATATTGTTGTCTTCTGGTGTAAAGAATAA